One segment of Nomascus leucogenys isolate Asia chromosome 20, Asia_NLE_v1, whole genome shotgun sequence DNA contains the following:
- the HGFAC gene encoding hepatocyte growth factor activator isoform X1: MGRWAWVPSPCPPPGLGPFLLLLLLLLLPRGFQPQPGGNRTESPEPNATATPAIPTVLVTSVTSETPATSAPEAEGPQSGRLPPPPRAVPSSSSPQAQALTEDGRPCRFPFRYGGRMLHACTSEGSAHRKWCATTHNYDRDRAWGYCVQATPPPGGPAALDPCASGPCLNGGSCSNTQDPQSYHCSCPRAFTGKDCGTEKCFDETRYEYLDGGDRWVRVRQGHVEQCECLGGRARCEGTRHTACLSSPCLNGGTCHLIVATGTTVCACPPGLAGRLCNIKPDERCFLGNGTGYRGVASTSASGLSCLAWNSDLLYQELHVDSVGTAALLGLGPHAYCRNPDNDERPWCYVVKDSALSWEYCRLEACDLETEGRESLTRVQLSPDLLATLPEPASPGRQACGRRHKKRTFLRPRIIGGSSSLPGSHPWLAAIYIGDSFCAGSLVHTCWVVSAAHCFSHSPPRESVSVVLGQHFFNRTTDVTQTFGIEKYIPYTLYSVFNPSDHDLVLIRLKKKGDRCATRSQFVQPICLPEPGSTFPAGHKCQIAGWGHLDENVSGYSSSLREALVPLVADHKCSSPEVYGTDISPNMLCAGYFDCKSDACQGDSGGPLACEKNGVAYLYGIISWGDGCGRLHKPGVYTRVANYVDWINDRIRPPRRLVAPS, encoded by the exons ATGGGGCGCTGGGCCTgggtccccagcccctgccccccaccGGGGCtgggccccttcctcctcctcctgctgctgctgctgctgccgcggGGGTTCCAGCCCCAGCCTGGCGGG AACCGTACGGAGTCCCCAGAACCTAATGCCACAGCGACCCCTGCGATCCCCACTGTCCTGGTGACCTCTGTGACCTCTGAGACCCCAGCAACAAGTGCTCCAGAGGCAGAGGGACCCCAAAGTGGGAGGCTCCCGCCCCCGCCCAGGGCAGTTCCCTCGAGCAGTAGCCCCCAGGCCCAAG caCTCACCGAGGACGGGAGGCCCTGCAGGTTCCCCTTCCGCTACGGGGGCCGCATGCTCCACGCCTGCACTTCGGAGGGCAGTGCCCACAGGAAGTG GTGTGCCACAACTCACAACTACGACCGGGACAGGGCCTGGGGCTACTGTGTGCAGGCCACCCCGCCTCCAGGGGGCCCAG CTGCCCTGGATCCCTGTGCCTCCGGCCCCTGCCTCAATGGAGGCTCGTGCTCCAATACCCAGGACCCCCAGTCCTACCACTGCAGCTGCCCCCGGGCCTTCACTGGCAAGGACTGCGGCACGG AGAAATGCTTTGATGAGACCCGCTACGAGTACCTGGATGGGGGTGACCGCTGGGTCCGTGTGCGCCAGGGCCACGTGGAACAGTGCGAGTGCTTGGGGGGCCGGGCTCGGTGCGAAGGCACCCGACATACAG CTTGTCTGAGCAGCCCTTGCCTGAACGGGGGCACCTGCCACCTGATCGTGGCCACCGGGACCACCGTGTGTGCCTGCCCACCGGGCTTGGCCGGGCGGCTCTGCAACATCA AGCCTGATGAGCGCTGCTTCTTGGGGAATGGCACTGGGTACCGTGGCGTGGCCAGCACCTCAGCCTCGGGCCTCAGCTGCCTGGCCTGGAACTCCGATCTGCTCTACCAGGAGCTGCACGTGGATTCAGTGGGCACTGCGGCCCTGCTGGGCCTGGGACCCCACGCCTACTGCCG GAATCCGGACAATGACGAGAGGCCCTGGTGCTACGTGGTGAAGGACAGCGCGCTCTCCTGGGAGTACTGCCGCCTGGAGGCCTGCG ATTTGGAAACTGAGGGCAGAG AATCCCTCACCAGAGTCCAACTGTCACCGGATCTCCTGGCGACCCTCCCTGAGCCAGCCTCCCCGGGGCGCCAGGCCTGCGGCAGGAGGCACAAGAAGAGGACGTTCCTGCGGCCACGCATCATCGGCGGCTCCTCCTCGCTGCCCGGCTCGCACCCATGGCTGGCCGCCATCTACATCGGGGACAGCTTCTGTGCCGGGAGCCTGGTCCACACCTGCTGGGTGGTGTCGGCCGCCCACTGCTTCTCCCACAG CCCCCCCAGGGAGAGTGTCTCCGTGGTGCTGGGCCAGCACTTCTTCAACCGCACGACGGACGTGACACAGACCTTCGGCATCGAGAAATACATCCCATACACCCTGTACTCAGTGTTCAACCCCAGCGACCACGACCTCG TCCTGATCCGGCTGAAGAAGAAAGGGGACCGCTGTGCCACACGCTCGCAGTTCGTGCAGCCCATCTGCCTGCCCGAGCCCGGCAGCACCTTCCCTGCCGGACACAAGTGCCAGATTGCAGGCTGGGGCCACTTGGACGAGA ACGTGAGCGGCTACTCCAGCTCCCTTCGGGAGGCCCTGGTCCCCCTGGTCGCCGACCACAAGTGCAGCAGCCCTGAGGTCTACGGCACCGACATCAGCCCCAACATGCTCTGTGCCGGCTACTTTGACTGCAAGTCCGACGCCTGCCAG GGGGACTCAGGGGGGCCCCTGGCCTGCGAGAAGAATGGCGTGGCTTATCTCTACGGCATCATCAGCTGGGGAGATGGCTGCGGGCGGCTCCACAAGCCAGGGGTCTACACCCGCGTGGCCAACTATGTGGACTGGATCAACGACCGGATACGGCCTCCCAGGCGGCTTGTGGCTCCCTCCTGA
- the HGFAC gene encoding hepatocyte growth factor activator isoform X2, with product MGRWAWVPSPCPPPGLGPFLLLLLLLLLPRGFQPQPGGNRTESPEPNATATPAIPTVLVTSVTSETPATSAPEAEGPQSGRLPPPPRAVPSSSSPQAQALTEDGRPCRFPFRYGGRMLHACTSEGSAHRKWCATTHNYDRDRAWGYCVQATPPPGGPAALDPCASGPCLNGGSCSNTQDPQSYHCSCPRAFTGKDCGTEKCFDETRYEYLDGGDRWVRVRQGHVEQCECLGGRARCEGTRHTACLSSPCLNGGTCHLIVATGTTVCACPPGLAGRLCNIKPDERCFLGNGTGYRGVASTSASGLSCLAWNSDLLYQELHVDSVGTAALLGLGPHAYCRNPDNDERPWCYVVKDSALSWEYCRLEACESLTRVQLSPDLLATLPEPASPGRQACGRRHKKRTFLRPRIIGGSSSLPGSHPWLAAIYIGDSFCAGSLVHTCWVVSAAHCFSHSPPRESVSVVLGQHFFNRTTDVTQTFGIEKYIPYTLYSVFNPSDHDLVLIRLKKKGDRCATRSQFVQPICLPEPGSTFPAGHKCQIAGWGHLDENVSGYSSSLREALVPLVADHKCSSPEVYGTDISPNMLCAGYFDCKSDACQGDSGGPLACEKNGVAYLYGIISWGDGCGRLHKPGVYTRVANYVDWINDRIRPPRRLVAPS from the exons ATGGGGCGCTGGGCCTgggtccccagcccctgccccccaccGGGGCtgggccccttcctcctcctcctgctgctgctgctgctgccgcggGGGTTCCAGCCCCAGCCTGGCGGG AACCGTACGGAGTCCCCAGAACCTAATGCCACAGCGACCCCTGCGATCCCCACTGTCCTGGTGACCTCTGTGACCTCTGAGACCCCAGCAACAAGTGCTCCAGAGGCAGAGGGACCCCAAAGTGGGAGGCTCCCGCCCCCGCCCAGGGCAGTTCCCTCGAGCAGTAGCCCCCAGGCCCAAG caCTCACCGAGGACGGGAGGCCCTGCAGGTTCCCCTTCCGCTACGGGGGCCGCATGCTCCACGCCTGCACTTCGGAGGGCAGTGCCCACAGGAAGTG GTGTGCCACAACTCACAACTACGACCGGGACAGGGCCTGGGGCTACTGTGTGCAGGCCACCCCGCCTCCAGGGGGCCCAG CTGCCCTGGATCCCTGTGCCTCCGGCCCCTGCCTCAATGGAGGCTCGTGCTCCAATACCCAGGACCCCCAGTCCTACCACTGCAGCTGCCCCCGGGCCTTCACTGGCAAGGACTGCGGCACGG AGAAATGCTTTGATGAGACCCGCTACGAGTACCTGGATGGGGGTGACCGCTGGGTCCGTGTGCGCCAGGGCCACGTGGAACAGTGCGAGTGCTTGGGGGGCCGGGCTCGGTGCGAAGGCACCCGACATACAG CTTGTCTGAGCAGCCCTTGCCTGAACGGGGGCACCTGCCACCTGATCGTGGCCACCGGGACCACCGTGTGTGCCTGCCCACCGGGCTTGGCCGGGCGGCTCTGCAACATCA AGCCTGATGAGCGCTGCTTCTTGGGGAATGGCACTGGGTACCGTGGCGTGGCCAGCACCTCAGCCTCGGGCCTCAGCTGCCTGGCCTGGAACTCCGATCTGCTCTACCAGGAGCTGCACGTGGATTCAGTGGGCACTGCGGCCCTGCTGGGCCTGGGACCCCACGCCTACTGCCG GAATCCGGACAATGACGAGAGGCCCTGGTGCTACGTGGTGAAGGACAGCGCGCTCTCCTGGGAGTACTGCCGCCTGGAGGCCTGCG AATCCCTCACCAGAGTCCAACTGTCACCGGATCTCCTGGCGACCCTCCCTGAGCCAGCCTCCCCGGGGCGCCAGGCCTGCGGCAGGAGGCACAAGAAGAGGACGTTCCTGCGGCCACGCATCATCGGCGGCTCCTCCTCGCTGCCCGGCTCGCACCCATGGCTGGCCGCCATCTACATCGGGGACAGCTTCTGTGCCGGGAGCCTGGTCCACACCTGCTGGGTGGTGTCGGCCGCCCACTGCTTCTCCCACAG CCCCCCCAGGGAGAGTGTCTCCGTGGTGCTGGGCCAGCACTTCTTCAACCGCACGACGGACGTGACACAGACCTTCGGCATCGAGAAATACATCCCATACACCCTGTACTCAGTGTTCAACCCCAGCGACCACGACCTCG TCCTGATCCGGCTGAAGAAGAAAGGGGACCGCTGTGCCACACGCTCGCAGTTCGTGCAGCCCATCTGCCTGCCCGAGCCCGGCAGCACCTTCCCTGCCGGACACAAGTGCCAGATTGCAGGCTGGGGCCACTTGGACGAGA ACGTGAGCGGCTACTCCAGCTCCCTTCGGGAGGCCCTGGTCCCCCTGGTCGCCGACCACAAGTGCAGCAGCCCTGAGGTCTACGGCACCGACATCAGCCCCAACATGCTCTGTGCCGGCTACTTTGACTGCAAGTCCGACGCCTGCCAG GGGGACTCAGGGGGGCCCCTGGCCTGCGAGAAGAATGGCGTGGCTTATCTCTACGGCATCATCAGCTGGGGAGATGGCTGCGGGCGGCTCCACAAGCCAGGGGTCTACACCCGCGTGGCCAACTATGTGGACTGGATCAACGACCGGATACGGCCTCCCAGGCGGCTTGTGGCTCCCTCCTGA